One segment of Kogia breviceps isolate mKogBre1 chromosome 14, mKogBre1 haplotype 1, whole genome shotgun sequence DNA contains the following:
- the MOCS3 gene encoding adenylyltransferase and sulfurtransferase MOCS3, protein MAARQEVLTLQAEVAQREEELRSLKQRLAAALLAEQESERLVPVSPLPPKAALSRDEILRYSRQLVLPELGVQGQLRLATASVLVVGCGGLGCPLAQYLAAAGVGRLGLVDYDVVEVSNLARQVLHGEALAGQAKVFSAAATLRRLNSAVECVPYAQALTPATALDLVGRYDVVADCSDNVPTRYLVNDACVLTGRPLVSASALRFEGQLTVYHYGGGPCYRCVFPQPPPAETVTSCADGGVLGVVTGVLGCLQALEVLKIAAGLGPSYTGSLLLFDALGGHFRSIRLRRRRADCAACGERPTVTDLQDYESFCGSAATDKCRSLQLLSPDERISVVDYKRLLDSGSPHLLLDVRPPVEVDLCRLPHSLHIPLKHLERRNAESLKLLGEAIREGKQGTQEGASLPIYVICKLGNDSQKAVKILQSWTDLDSLTVRDVAGGLMAWAAKIDGTFPQY, encoded by the coding sequence ATGGCGGCCAGGCAGGAGGTGCTCACTTTGCAGGCTGAAGTTGCCCAGCGTGAGGAGGAGCTGAGGTCCCTGAAGCAGAGGCTGGCGGCGGCTCTTCTGGCCGAGCAGGAGTCCGAGCGGTTGGTTCCGGTGTCTCCCCTACCGCCGAAGGCCGCCCTGTCCCGAGATGAGATTCTGCGCTACAGCCGGCAGCTCGTGCTGCCTGAGCTGGGCGTGCAGGGACAGCTGCGCCTGGCGACTGCGTCCGTGCTGGTCGTGGGCTGCGGGGGGCTCGGCTGCCCACTGGCGCAGTACCTGGCAGCGGCCGGCGTCGGCCGCCTGGGCCTTGTGGACTACGACGTAGTAGAAGTGAGCAACCTGGCCCGTCAGGTGCTGCACGGCGAGGCACTGGCCGGCCAGGCCAAGGTCTTTTCGGCCGCCGCTACACTGCGCCGTCTCAATTCGGCGGTGGAGTGCGTGCCCTACGCCCAGGCGCTTACGCCAGCCACGGCGCTAGATCTGGTCGGCCGCTATGACGTGGTGGCTGATTGCTCCGACAACGTGCCCACTCGCTACCTGGTTAACGACGCCTGTGTGCTAACCGGCCGGCCCCTCGTGTCGGCCAGCGCCCTGCGCTTCGAGGGCCAACTCACAGTCTACCACTACGGCGGTGGGCCTTGCTATCGCTGCGTGTTTCCGCAACCACCTCCGGCGGAGACGGTGACCAGCTGCGCGGATGGCGGGGTGCTTGGTGTGGTTACCGGGGTCCTGGGCTGCCTGCAGGCGCTGGAAGTGTTGAAGATCGCTGCAGGTCTGGGCCCCTCTTACACTGGCAGCCTGTTGCTCTTTGACGCCCTCGGAGGTCATTTCCGCTCTATTCGGCTGCGGAGGCGTAGGGCCGACTGTGCAGCTTGCGGGGAGCGGCCCACTGTGACTGATCTGCAGGACTACGAAAGCTTCTGTGGCTCTGCGGCCACCGATAAATGCCGCTCCCTACAGTTGCTGAGCCCGGATGAGCGAATTTCTGTCGTCGACTATAAGCGACTTCTGGATTCCGGGTCACCCCACCTGTTGCTGGACGTCAGGCCTCCCGTGGAGGTGGACCTGTGTCGGTTACCTCACTCGCTACACATCCCTTTGAAACATTTGGAACGGAGGAATGCGGAGAGCCTGAAACTCTTGGGAGAAGCAATCCGGGAAGGGAAGCAGGGCACACAGGAAGGGGCATCTCTCCCCATTTATGTGATCTGCAAACTGGGCAATGACTCCCAGAAAGCCGTGAAGATCCTGCAGTCCTGGACAGACTTAGACTCTTTAACAGTTCGGGATGTTGCGGGAGGCCTCATGGCCTGGGCTGCCAAAATCGATGGAACGTTTCCG